A stretch of Bradyrhizobium sp. CCBAU 53338 DNA encodes these proteins:
- a CDS encoding MarR family winged helix-turn-helix transcriptional regulator, whose amino-acid sequence MSEPNDMPGHLARRFQQIAVAVFLAEVEEAGFDLTPVQYAALATIKANPGLDQVTLAGLIAYDRTTITGVVDRLVQKGLAERRASSRDRRARELEITDEGRRTLRKITPAVESAQAIMLRGLSAKEGEELMRLLRKAIAAGNELSRAPLREAQA is encoded by the coding sequence GTGAGCGAACCCAACGACATGCCAGGCCACTTGGCGCGCCGGTTCCAGCAGATCGCCGTGGCCGTGTTTCTGGCCGAAGTGGAAGAGGCCGGCTTCGACCTCACCCCGGTGCAATATGCGGCGCTTGCGACCATCAAGGCCAATCCGGGCCTCGACCAGGTCACGCTCGCCGGCCTGATCGCCTATGACCGCACCACCATCACCGGTGTGGTCGATCGGCTGGTGCAGAAGGGCCTTGCCGAGCGCCGCGCCAGTTCGCGCGACCGCCGCGCCCGCGAGCTCGAGATCACCGACGAGGGCCGCCGTACGCTGCGCAAGATCACACCGGCCGTCGAATCCGCGCAAGCGATCATGCTGCGCGGTCTCAGCGCCAAGGAGGGCGAGGAGCTGATGCGGCTGCTGCGCAAGGCCATCGCCGCCGGCAACGAGCTCAGCCGTGCGCCCTTGCGCGAGGCGCAGGCCTGA
- the minE gene encoding cell division topological specificity factor MinE, with product MSMGLLRLLRGNKASAPVARERLQILLAHERGMRGQPDLLGVLREEILAVVSRHVTLDPTKVIVRLERGDEVSTLEVDIEVPNDFERKKVAVA from the coding sequence ATGAGCATGGGTCTGCTCCGGCTTCTCCGCGGCAACAAGGCGTCCGCACCCGTCGCTCGCGAACGGCTGCAGATCCTGTTGGCCCATGAACGCGGAATGCGCGGCCAGCCCGATCTGCTCGGTGTGCTGCGTGAGGAAATTCTCGCCGTCGTCTCCAGGCACGTGACGCTCGATCCGACCAAGGTGATCGTGAGGCTCGAGCGCGGCGACGAGGTTTCGACCCTCGAGGTCGACATCGAGGTGCCCAACGACTTCGAGCGCAAGAAAGTGGCGGTCGCGTAG
- a CDS encoding DMT family transporter: MDQRTSGAGALTQNNDATQALLGVVCGLSAALFWALGFAGTRHGLKVGFTPVDLLVHRYVWSGIAFLPLVLRAGISDLCGIGWARGLALMVLGGPVMSLISYTGFLFVPLGHGSVIQPSCATLGGLLLAAAFLKERISASRLTGAIVIVGGLGVIGAESIGHIGIDGVQGDLIFVLTGLMFAGFGALLRHWRVSAVSAALVINVLSLLLLPIYLATVGLAHIAAIGLTENAIQALAQGVLAGPAALYLFAVSVQRLGVARAAVFPACVPALTVLTGWLLLGEPPTALQAAGLVTVLCGFYLAQRQS, encoded by the coding sequence ATGGATCAGCGGACGAGCGGCGCTGGCGCTCTCACTCAAAACAACGACGCGACGCAGGCGCTGCTCGGCGTCGTCTGCGGGCTGTCGGCTGCGCTGTTCTGGGCGCTCGGCTTTGCCGGGACGCGGCACGGCCTGAAAGTCGGCTTCACGCCGGTCGATCTGCTGGTGCATCGCTATGTCTGGTCGGGCATCGCCTTCCTGCCGCTGGTCCTGCGCGCCGGCATCTCGGATCTGTGCGGCATCGGCTGGGCGAGGGGCCTTGCGCTGATGGTGCTCGGCGGGCCGGTGATGTCGCTGATCTCCTACACCGGGTTTCTGTTCGTGCCGCTCGGCCATGGCAGCGTGATCCAGCCGTCCTGCGCGACGCTCGGCGGGCTGTTGCTGGCCGCTGCGTTCCTGAAGGAGCGGATCTCCGCCTCGCGCCTGACCGGCGCGATCGTCATCGTCGGCGGGCTCGGCGTGATCGGCGCGGAATCGATCGGGCATATCGGCATCGACGGCGTGCAGGGCGATCTGATCTTCGTGCTGACCGGTTTGATGTTCGCAGGCTTCGGCGCGCTGCTGCGGCACTGGCGCGTCTCGGCGGTGTCGGCCGCGCTCGTCATCAACGTGCTGTCGCTGCTGCTGCTGCCGATCTACCTCGCGACCGTGGGTCTTGCCCACATCGCCGCGATCGGCCTCACTGAAAATGCGATCCAGGCGCTGGCGCAGGGCGTGCTCGCGGGGCCGGCCGCGCTATATCTGTTCGCCGTCTCCGTGCAGCGCCTCGGCGTCGCGCGCGCGGCGGTGTTTCCGGCCTGCGTGCCGGCGCTGACGGTCCTCACGGGATGGCTGCTGCTCGGCGAGCCGCCGACGGCGTTGCAGGCGGCCGGCCTCGTGACGGTGCTGTGCGGATTTTATCTGGCACAGAGGCAGAGCTAG
- a CDS encoding Flp family type IVb pilin — translation MKCLLIEFAADESGATAIEYGLIAAGIALAIIEVIYALGTDLVAKLQSLATALK, via the coding sequence TTGAAATGCCTCTTGATTGAATTTGCGGCCGATGAATCCGGCGCCACCGCGATCGAATATGGCCTGATCGCAGCGGGGATCGCGCTTGCGATCATCGAAGTCATCTATGCGCTCGGCACCGATCTTGTCGCGAAACTGCAGTCGCTGGCGACTGCGTTGAAATAG
- a CDS encoding FAD-binding monooxygenase, producing MQFHLNGFQPGDPEIADPAERIQAPGAVGAVPGEVDVLIVGCGPAGLTLAAQLAQFGDIKTCIVEQKPGRLTVGQADGIACRTMEMFHAYGFSERVLKEAYWVNETTFWKPDERAPDKIIRSGRVQDVEDGLSEFPHVILNQARIHDGFLDVMRKSPAKLEPYYGRRLLDLQIDPAAGPADHAVTVRIDRVDGADEGKVETIKARYVVGCDGARSTVRKSIGRELHGDSANHAWGVMDVLAVTDFPDIRFKSLIQSAKDGSLLIIPREGGYMVRLYVELAKLDVGERVANRNITADDVIAKAQRILQPHTLEVKEIAWWSVYEIGQRLTDKFDDVPETEIASRLPRIFIAGDACHTHSPKAGQGMNVSMQDAFNLGWKLAAVLRKRCAPRLLHSYSAERQAVAKELIDFDREWAGILASAAKAGGADAAKTQDYFVRHGRYTAGTATHYTPSILTGAASHQHLAQGFVIGKRFHSAPAIRLGDARPMHLGHAAQADGRFRIYAFSPAENPAASSSAIRALCNFLAEARKSPLRRYTPPGADIDSVIDLRAVFQQDHRELAIEAMPAPLLPRKGRYGLLDYEKMFCPDLKGGHDVFGMRGIDRTTGCMVVVRPDQYVAQVLPLHDFAGLAAYFDGFMLQVN from the coding sequence ATGCAATTCCATCTCAATGGATTCCAGCCGGGCGATCCTGAGATCGCCGATCCCGCCGAGCGCATTCAGGCTCCGGGCGCCGTTGGCGCAGTGCCCGGCGAGGTCGATGTCCTCATCGTCGGCTGCGGCCCTGCCGGCCTGACGCTCGCGGCCCAGCTCGCGCAATTCGGTGACATCAAGACCTGCATTGTCGAGCAGAAGCCGGGCCGGCTTACGGTCGGCCAGGCTGACGGCATTGCCTGCCGCACCATGGAAATGTTCCACGCCTACGGCTTCAGCGAGCGCGTGTTGAAGGAAGCCTATTGGGTCAACGAGACAACGTTCTGGAAGCCGGACGAGCGGGCGCCGGATAAGATCATCCGCAGCGGCCGGGTTCAGGATGTCGAGGACGGTCTGTCGGAATTCCCGCACGTCATCCTCAACCAAGCGCGCATCCACGACGGTTTCCTCGACGTCATGCGTAAATCACCGGCCAAGCTCGAGCCGTATTACGGAAGACGTCTGCTCGACCTGCAGATCGATCCGGCCGCGGGGCCTGCCGATCACGCCGTGACGGTGCGCATCGACCGCGTCGACGGTGCTGACGAGGGCAAGGTCGAGACCATCAAGGCGCGTTACGTCGTCGGTTGCGACGGTGCGCGAAGCACGGTGCGCAAATCGATCGGCCGCGAACTTCATGGCGATTCCGCTAACCACGCCTGGGGCGTGATGGACGTGCTGGCGGTGACCGATTTTCCTGACATCCGTTTCAAGTCCCTCATCCAGTCGGCGAAGGACGGCAGTCTTCTCATCATCCCACGCGAGGGCGGCTACATGGTCCGCCTCTATGTCGAACTGGCAAAGCTCGATGTCGGCGAGCGCGTCGCCAACCGCAACATCACGGCCGACGACGTGATTGCGAAAGCGCAGCGGATTCTGCAACCGCATACGCTCGAGGTGAAGGAGATCGCCTGGTGGTCGGTCTACGAGATCGGACAGCGCCTGACCGACAAGTTCGACGACGTGCCGGAGACCGAGATCGCTTCGCGTCTGCCGCGCATCTTCATCGCCGGCGATGCCTGCCACACCCACAGCCCGAAGGCCGGGCAGGGCATGAACGTCTCGATGCAGGACGCCTTCAATCTCGGCTGGAAGCTCGCCGCCGTTCTCCGCAAGCGGTGCGCCCCACGCCTGCTGCATTCCTATTCGGCGGAGCGGCAAGCGGTGGCCAAGGAGCTCATCGATTTCGATCGCGAATGGGCGGGCATTCTCGCTTCCGCGGCCAAGGCCGGCGGCGCCGACGCAGCGAAGACGCAGGACTATTTCGTCAGGCATGGCCGCTACACCGCGGGCACCGCGACGCATTACACGCCGTCGATCCTCACCGGCGCAGCTTCGCATCAGCATCTCGCGCAAGGCTTCGTCATCGGCAAGCGTTTCCATTCCGCGCCTGCCATCCGGCTTGGAGATGCCAGGCCGATGCATCTCGGCCACGCGGCGCAAGCTGACGGACGCTTCCGGATCTATGCATTTTCCCCCGCTGAGAATCCCGCAGCGTCGAGTTCGGCCATTCGCGCGCTGTGCAACTTCCTCGCCGAAGCCAGGAAATCCCCGCTCAGGCGCTACACCCCCCCCGGCGCCGACATCGATTCCGTGATCGATCTGCGTGCCGTATTCCAGCAGGACCATCGCGAACTCGCGATCGAGGCGATGCCCGCGCCGCTGCTGCCGCGCAAAGGACGCTACGGTTTGCTCGATTACGAAAAGATGTTCTGTCCGGACCTCAAGGGCGGCCACGACGTTTTCGGGATGCGCGGGATCGATCGGACGACCGGCTGCATGGTCGTGGTGCGGCCCGATCAATACGTCGCGCAGGTGCTGCCGCTTCATGATTTTGCGGGGCTCGCGGCATACTTCGACGGCTTCATGCTGCAGGTGAACTGA
- a CDS encoding PAS domain-containing protein translates to MDSIEFDDLQRRLKALEEENARLKAQGIAVVSERQKAESALAESEERYRTLFNSIDEGFCIIEFFDGPHGPLSDYIHVEANPAYTQHAGIPNVVGQKVREMVPAEADGWVELYGGVLRTGIPIRFERELVATRRHLELAAFRVEPASRKQVAVLFQDITARKRAEVELQRLNETLEARVVAALAERKLMADIVEGTNAFVQVVDPDFRWLAINGASAEEFQRIYGIMPKVGDDMLELLKDQPEHRDAIRAVWSRALAGEEFVEIGEFGDPRRTRRSYEMRFNCLRDGEGRLIGAYQFVYDVTERLKEQERLRQAEEALRQSQKMEAVGQLTGGIAHDFNNLLTGITGSLELLQTRLGQGRVKEIDRYVTAAQGAARRAAALTHRLLAFSRRQTLDPRPTDLNRLVMGMEELIRRTVGPEIALEVVTAGGLWATLIDASQLENALLNLCINARDAMPGGGRITIETANRWLDEHGAGERDLEPGQYVSLCVTDTGTGMAPDVIERAFDPFFTTKPMGQGTGLGLSMVYGFVRQSGGQVRIYSEVGQGTTMCLYLPRHYGRETEKPSALVSKSTVRPQASHTILIVDDEPSIRMLLTDALEEIGFDVIEAHDGPTGLKILQSDATIDLLITDVGLPGGMNGRQLADAARATKPELKVLFITGYAENAIIGNGQLAPGMQVLTKPFVVEALAGRVLDMIKDGTGSG, encoded by the coding sequence GTGGATTCGATCGAGTTTGATGACCTGCAACGCCGCCTGAAGGCGCTTGAGGAGGAAAACGCACGCCTCAAGGCGCAGGGCATCGCCGTCGTCAGCGAGCGGCAAAAGGCGGAGTCAGCGCTCGCCGAAAGCGAGGAGCGCTATCGGACGCTGTTCAACTCGATCGACGAAGGCTTTTGCATCATCGAATTCTTCGATGGTCCGCACGGCCCGCTCAGCGACTACATCCATGTCGAGGCCAATCCCGCCTACACTCAGCATGCCGGCATTCCCAACGTGGTCGGGCAGAAGGTCCGCGAGATGGTGCCTGCCGAGGCGGACGGCTGGGTGGAGCTTTATGGTGGTGTCCTGCGTACCGGTATACCGATCCGCTTCGAGCGCGAGCTGGTTGCGACCCGGCGGCACCTCGAACTGGCCGCCTTCCGGGTCGAGCCGGCCAGCCGCAAGCAGGTCGCGGTGCTGTTCCAGGACATCACCGCGCGGAAGCGTGCCGAAGTCGAGCTTCAGCGTCTCAACGAGACGCTGGAGGCGCGCGTGGTCGCAGCGCTTGCGGAACGCAAGCTGATGGCCGACATCGTCGAGGGCACCAACGCCTTCGTGCAGGTCGTCGATCCCGATTTCCGCTGGCTCGCCATCAACGGCGCCTCGGCCGAGGAATTTCAGCGCATCTACGGCATCATGCCGAAGGTTGGTGACGACATGCTTGAGCTTCTGAAGGACCAGCCGGAGCATCGCGACGCCATTCGCGCCGTCTGGTCCAGAGCTCTTGCGGGTGAGGAATTCGTCGAGATCGGCGAATTCGGCGATCCCCGGCGCACCCGCCGATCCTACGAGATGCGCTTCAATTGCCTGCGCGATGGCGAAGGCCGGCTCATCGGCGCCTATCAGTTCGTCTACGACGTCACCGAGCGCCTGAAGGAGCAGGAACGCCTGCGTCAGGCCGAAGAGGCGCTGCGCCAATCGCAGAAGATGGAGGCGGTCGGCCAGTTGACCGGCGGCATCGCGCACGACTTCAACAATCTGCTCACCGGCATCACCGGCTCGCTGGAGCTGCTGCAGACCCGACTCGGCCAGGGACGCGTCAAGGAGATCGACCGCTACGTGACCGCTGCCCAAGGCGCAGCCCGGCGCGCAGCGGCCCTCACCCACCGCCTGCTCGCCTTCTCGCGGCGGCAGACGCTCGATCCGAGGCCCACCGACCTGAACCGGCTGGTGATGGGCATGGAGGAATTGATCCGCCGCACCGTCGGACCCGAAATCGCGCTGGAGGTCGTCACCGCGGGCGGATTGTGGGCGACGCTGATCGACGCCTCGCAGCTCGAAAACGCGCTGCTCAATCTCTGCATCAATGCCCGCGACGCGATGCCCGGGGGTGGCCGCATCACCATCGAAACCGCCAATCGCTGGCTCGACGAGCATGGCGCCGGCGAACGCGATCTCGAACCCGGGCAATACGTCTCGCTGTGCGTCACCGACACCGGGACCGGCATGGCGCCCGACGTGATCGAGCGCGCCTTCGATCCGTTCTTCACCACCAAGCCAATGGGCCAGGGCACCGGGCTCGGTCTGTCGATGGTCTACGGCTTCGTGCGGCAATCCGGCGGCCAGGTGCGCATTTATTCGGAGGTCGGCCAGGGCACCACCATGTGCCTCTATCTGCCGCGCCATTACGGCAGGGAGACCGAGAAGCCCTCGGCACTCGTCAGCAAGAGCACGGTGCGCCCGCAGGCGAGCCACACGATCCTGATCGTCGATGACGAGCCGTCGATCCGCATGCTGCTGACAGACGCGCTGGAGGAAATCGGCTTTGACGTCATCGAGGCGCATGACGGCCCGACCGGCCTGAAAATCCTGCAATCGGACGCGACCATCGACCTGCTCATCACCGATGTCGGCCTGCCCGGCGGCATGAATGGCCGCCAGCTCGCCGATGCGGCGCGCGCGACCAAGCCCGAACTCAAGGTGCTGTTCATCACCGGCTATGCGGAGAACGCGATCATCGGCAACGGCCAGCTCGCGCCGGGCATGCAAGTGCTGACCAAGCCGTTCGTCGTCGAGGCGCTGGCGGGCCGCGTGCTCGATATGATCAAGGACGGAACCGGGTCGGGCTGA
- a CDS encoding SDR family NAD(P)-dependent oxidoreductase has product MSLFSTPFDPAHDRALVTGAGNGIGRAIALGLVGEGVRTLFADVNAERVKAAIGASKTPGLALPWIGDLSRLEACDELLAAADVELGEVTHFVHSASPPRREADHALAVDRQTWQEMHAVNLEAGFHLAREIAKRLIAAKRSGSFLFLTSLHAGTPRNLPHYSTAKAGMAMLVKELAKTFGRHGIRVNALVPGAIAAGGFVAGASLAKHIPLGRLGEAGDLVPVALTVLSNKLSGYVTGAAFVVDGGLSLTNWFEAPDVGE; this is encoded by the coding sequence ATGAGCCTGTTCAGCACGCCGTTCGATCCTGCGCACGACCGGGCGCTCGTCACCGGTGCCGGCAACGGCATCGGCCGCGCCATCGCGCTGGGCCTGGTCGGGGAGGGTGTCAGGACGCTGTTTGCCGATGTGAATGCCGAGCGGGTGAAGGCCGCCATCGGTGCGAGCAAGACTCCCGGCCTGGCGCTGCCCTGGATCGGCGATCTCTCCAGACTGGAGGCGTGCGACGAACTGCTTGCGGCCGCCGATGTCGAGCTCGGCGAGGTCACGCATTTCGTGCACAGTGCCTCTCCGCCGCGGCGCGAGGCCGATCACGCGCTCGCGGTCGATCGCCAGACATGGCAGGAGATGCACGCCGTCAATCTCGAAGCCGGCTTTCATCTGGCGCGCGAGATCGCAAAGCGGCTGATCGCGGCGAAACGATCGGGCTCATTCCTGTTTCTGACGTCGCTGCATGCGGGCACGCCGCGCAACCTGCCGCACTACTCGACGGCGAAGGCGGGGATGGCGATGCTGGTGAAGGAGCTTGCGAAGACGTTCGGCCGTCACGGCATCCGCGTCAACGCGCTGGTGCCGGGGGCGATCGCGGCCGGCGGATTCGTCGCGGGTGCTTCGCTGGCGAAGCACATTCCGCTCGGGCGTCTCGGCGAGGCAGGCGACCTCGTGCCTGTCGCGCTTACCGTGCTGTCGAACAAGCTCTCCGGCTACGTCACCGGCGCAGCTTTCGTCGTCGACGGCGGATTGTCGCTGACGAACTGGTTCGAAGCGCCTGACGTCGGCGAGTAG
- the pdxY gene encoding pyridoxal kinase: MLVISIQSQVVHGHVGNSAAVHAMQAEGVNVAAVPTTLLSNHPRYKTVRGRVLDVELVADLLRGVEERGLVDEAAVLVTGYLGSSDNAAVIADFIERALSRNSKLVYLCDPVIGDDGRVYVADGILDVLRHRLLPAAHLITPNQFELELLSGVKIADTEGLRAAATALAGHRRIDVVATGCTLVDTPAGQVETILCADGQLSRFATPRLPIRPYGTGDLLTGLIAAHLAKGTAIEAAVRLAVETIFAVLVRTQQAGSAEMRLVPLPASGTQDRG, encoded by the coding sequence ATGCTCGTCATCTCCATACAAAGCCAGGTGGTCCACGGCCATGTCGGCAACAGCGCGGCGGTCCACGCCATGCAGGCGGAGGGCGTCAACGTCGCCGCCGTGCCGACGACGTTGCTGTCGAACCATCCGCGCTACAAGACAGTGCGCGGCCGGGTGCTCGACGTCGAGTTGGTGGCCGATCTGCTGAGAGGCGTCGAGGAGCGGGGCCTCGTCGACGAGGCCGCCGTGCTCGTCACCGGTTATCTCGGTTCGTCCGACAACGCGGCCGTCATCGCCGATTTCATCGAGCGTGCGCTGTCGCGCAATTCGAAGCTCGTCTATCTCTGCGACCCCGTCATCGGGGACGATGGCCGCGTCTATGTCGCCGACGGCATCTTGGACGTGCTGCGACACCGCCTGTTGCCGGCTGCACACCTGATCACGCCGAACCAGTTCGAGCTGGAGCTGCTTTCCGGCGTCAAGATCGCGGACACAGAGGGCCTGCGCGCCGCGGCAACGGCACTTGCGGGGCATCGCCGCATCGACGTCGTCGCCACCGGCTGCACGCTTGTCGACACGCCGGCGGGGCAGGTGGAGACGATCCTGTGCGCGGACGGGCAATTGTCACGCTTTGCGACGCCTCGCCTGCCGATTCGTCCCTACGGCACCGGCGATCTCCTCACCGGCCTGATCGCAGCGCACCTTGCCAAGGGCACGGCGATCGAGGCGGCGGTGCGGCTTGCGGTCGAGACCATCTTTGCCGTGCTCGTTCGCACCCAGCAGGCAGGATCGGCCGAGATGCGTCTCGTGCCGTTGCCGGCGTCTGGCACGCAAGACCGAGGCTAA
- a CDS encoding multidrug efflux SMR transporter, whose amino-acid sequence MTSALASHAALALAIVFEVTASAFLQQSAQFTRPLPTLAMVLFYVASFYALSVAIRVIPLSIAYAIWGGVGIILTATVSFVLFRQMLDAAAFLGIGLIVSGVVVINLFSRTAAH is encoded by the coding sequence ATGACGTCCGCCCTCGCCTCCCATGCAGCGCTTGCCCTCGCCATCGTGTTCGAGGTGACGGCCTCAGCCTTTTTGCAGCAATCCGCGCAATTCACGCGACCATTGCCGACGCTGGCGATGGTGCTGTTCTACGTTGCCTCGTTCTACGCGCTGTCGGTCGCGATCCGGGTGATCCCCTTGAGCATCGCCTATGCGATCTGGGGCGGGGTCGGCATCATCCTGACGGCCACCGTCTCTTTCGTGCTGTTCCGCCAGATGCTGGACGCCGCAGCCTTTCTCGGCATCGGCCTGATCGTGTCGGGCGTCGTCGTCATCAACCTGTTTTCGCGGACGGCGGCGCACTGA
- a CDS encoding SH3 domain-containing protein, producing the protein MRLRTALVAALLLAPTAALAAPGVVTVSTGLRAGPGAGFPLVDRVPEGARVNIHGCLRGNAWCDVSFSDDRGWVSSQYLEYLYRNHYVYLPDYVDEVDVPVVPFVLSSYWSSYYEGRPWYRRHAYWNSYWTSHERFATRMTIDPRAARIGRAATRDAAVALGREGIHGKGHVNGAAAISGRDAATARHDAAITKRDAAVTADRAGAGRSERIAHERAAVQVRNPRDAQARMMHEPNAARTAVRAQPMARAHEAPRMSAAPAARPAMPHMAQPNVSHGPPMNAHAQMPAPRAAAPAPAMPHPGGGGGAPHVNAAPHGGGPGGGHEKH; encoded by the coding sequence ATGAGACTGAGAACCGCTTTAGTTGCAGCATTGCTGCTTGCACCGACGGCTGCACTGGCCGCGCCCGGTGTCGTCACCGTCTCCACCGGCCTGCGCGCCGGTCCCGGGGCGGGCTTTCCCCTGGTCGATCGGGTCCCCGAGGGCGCCCGCGTCAACATCCATGGTTGCCTGCGCGGCAATGCCTGGTGTGACGTGAGCTTCTCCGACGACCGCGGCTGGGTGTCGTCGCAATATCTCGAATATCTCTACCGCAATCACTACGTCTATCTGCCTGATTATGTCGACGAGGTCGACGTACCCGTCGTTCCGTTCGTGCTGAGCTCGTACTGGTCGAGCTATTACGAGGGACGTCCCTGGTATCGCCGTCACGCCTACTGGAATAGTTACTGGACCTCGCATGAGCGTTTCGCGACGCGGATGACGATCGATCCGCGCGCCGCGCGTATCGGCCGCGCGGCAACGCGTGACGCTGCGGTCGCGCTGGGACGGGAAGGCATCCACGGCAAGGGCCATGTCAACGGCGCCGCGGCGATCTCCGGGCGTGATGCTGCAACGGCACGGCACGACGCTGCGATCACGAAGCGCGATGCTGCCGTGACAGCCGACCGTGCCGGCGCCGGGCGGAGCGAGCGCATCGCGCATGAGCGCGCTGCGGTGCAGGTGCGCAACCCCCGTGATGCGCAGGCGCGCATGATGCACGAGCCGAACGCTGCCCGGACCGCTGTGCGGGCGCAACCGATGGCCCGTGCACATGAAGCGCCGCGGATGTCCGCTGCGCCCGCTGCCCGGCCTGCGATGCCACACATGGCTCAGCCAAATGTCAGCCATGGGCCGCCGATGAATGCGCATGCACAGATGCCGGCACCGCGTGCGGCCGCGCCCGCCCCCGCGATGCCGCATCCGGGCGGTGGCGGTGGCGCGCCGCACGTCAATGCCGCTCCGCACGGTGGCGGCCCCGGCGGCGGTCACGAGAAGCACTAG
- the minD gene encoding septum site-determining protein MinD produces MAKVLVVTSGKGGVGKTTTTAALGAALAQRGDKVVVVDFDVGLRNLDLVMGAERRVVFDLINVVQGVAKLPQALIKDKRLENLWLLPASQTRDKDALTEEGVGKVIADLRSRFDWVICDSPAGIERGASMAMRFADEAVIVTNPEVSSVRDSDRIIGMLDSKTVRAEKGERVEKHILITRYDPSRAARGEMLTIDDILEILATPLLGIIPESQDVLRASNVGTPVTLSNADGAPARAYIDAARRLCGETVAMQVPTERKGFMDRLLRRRAA; encoded by the coding sequence ATGGCCAAGGTACTGGTCGTGACATCAGGCAAGGGCGGCGTCGGCAAGACGACGACGACCGCCGCACTGGGGGCTGCGCTGGCGCAACGCGGCGACAAGGTCGTCGTCGTCGATTTCGACGTCGGCCTGCGCAACCTCGATCTCGTGATGGGCGCCGAACGCCGCGTGGTGTTCGACCTGATCAACGTGGTGCAGGGCGTTGCAAAACTCCCGCAGGCGCTGATCAAGGACAAGCGGCTGGAGAACCTCTGGCTGCTGCCGGCCTCGCAAACCCGCGACAAGGACGCGCTGACGGAAGAGGGCGTCGGCAAGGTCATCGCCGACCTGCGCAGCCGTTTCGACTGGGTGATCTGCGACAGCCCGGCCGGCATCGAGCGCGGCGCCTCGATGGCGATGCGCTTTGCGGATGAAGCCGTGATCGTCACCAATCCGGAAGTCTCCTCGGTGCGCGATTCCGACCGCATCATCGGCATGCTCGATTCCAAGACCGTGCGGGCCGAGAAGGGCGAGCGCGTCGAGAAGCACATTCTCATCACCCGCTACGATCCCTCGCGCGCCGCGCGCGGCGAGATGCTGACCATCGACGACATCCTCGAAATCCTCGCGACGCCCTTGCTGGGCATCATTCCCGAGAGCCAGGACGTGCTGCGCGCCTCCAACGTCGGCACGCCGGTGACGCTGTCGAACGCCGATGGCGCTCCCGCGCGGGCCTATATCGACGCGGCGCGGCGGCTCTGCGGCGAGACCGTCGCCATGCAGGTGCCGACCGAGCGCAAGGGCTTCATGGATCGTCTGCTGCGACGGAGGGCTGCATGA
- a CDS encoding L,D-transpeptidase, whose product MQTTLSPSTDASMTPRDRQLLAHAPYAQASVPEQYLRHIVDYPRKEQPGTILVDTDARYLYYVLPDGKAIRYGVAVGEEAMAFSGVARVGRLAEWPDWVPTPEIQARLGPYPARVPGGPANPLGARGIYLYVGNKDTLYRIHGTNQPEYIGQAISSGCIRMRNEDVIDLFDRVKLDATVVVLPPGQSAQIETGPNWRG is encoded by the coding sequence ATGCAGACGACACTCTCGCCGTCGACGGACGCGAGCATGACGCCGCGCGACCGGCAGTTGCTCGCGCACGCGCCTTACGCGCAGGCGAGCGTGCCCGAGCAATATCTCCGTCACATCGTCGATTATCCGCGCAAGGAGCAGCCGGGCACGATCCTGGTCGATACCGATGCGCGCTACCTCTACTACGTTCTGCCCGACGGCAAGGCGATCCGCTATGGCGTGGCGGTCGGCGAGGAGGCGATGGCCTTCTCGGGCGTTGCGCGCGTTGGACGCCTTGCCGAATGGCCGGACTGGGTGCCGACGCCGGAAATCCAGGCGCGGCTCGGGCCGTATCCGGCGCGCGTTCCCGGTGGTCCGGCCAATCCGCTGGGCGCACGCGGCATCTATCTCTATGTCGGCAACAAGGACACGCTCTACCGCATCCATGGCACCAACCAGCCGGAATATATCGGGCAGGCAATCTCGTCGGGTTGCATCCGGATGCGCAACGAGGACGTGATCGATCTGTTCGATCGCGTGAAGCTCGACGCGACCGTCGTGGTGCTGCCGCCGGGCCAGAGCGCGCAGATCGAGACGGGACCCAACTGGCGCGGGTGA